In the Anaerolineae bacterium genome, one interval contains:
- a CDS encoding SH3 domain-containing protein, producing MPSFNPFRRAPSSSRASGPGSARAGGGGRPDINELPIWTWILILLPVVLIGGALWAMTRSASEPDLLSPTATPTPAQAPAVITAAPQAPTATFTPMVIVATPPPPPLSAGVQAEVFGTGADQLRVRSGPGTTYATLQIVGDGTRVQVLEGPSPADGFQWWRVQLSDGTIGWVVGDFLRTVQ from the coding sequence ATGCCATCATTCAACCCCTTCCGACGCGCACCATCCTCATCCAGAGCGAGCGGACCGGGCAGTGCCCGCGCCGGCGGCGGAGGCCGGCCGGACATCAACGAACTGCCCATCTGGACATGGATACTGATCCTCCTGCCGGTGGTCCTGATCGGCGGGGCGCTGTGGGCGATGACGCGCTCAGCGAGCGAGCCAGACCTGCTTTCGCCCACCGCAACCCCGACGCCGGCACAGGCGCCGGCCGTCATCACCGCCGCTCCCCAGGCGCCCACCGCCACCTTCACACCCATGGTCATCGTCGCCACACCGCCCCCACCCCCGTTGAGCGCCGGCGTGCAGGCCGAGGTCTTCGGCACGGGCGCCGATCAGCTTCGGGTGCGCAGTGGGCCTGGTACCACCTACGCTACCCTGCAAATTGTGGGGGACGGCACGCGGGTGCAGGTGCTGGAAGGGCCATCGCCGGCGGACGGCTTCCAGTGGTGGCGCGTCCAGCTATCCGACGGCACCATCGGCTGGGTAGTTGGCGATTTCCTGCGCACGGTGCAATAA